Part of the Bos indicus isolate NIAB-ARS_2022 breed Sahiwal x Tharparkar chromosome 6, NIAB-ARS_B.indTharparkar_mat_pri_1.0, whole genome shotgun sequence genome is shown below.
gggaaagtgacacggctcttagcgaccccatggactgcagcctactagactcctccatccatgggactttctaggcaagagtactggagtggggtgccagtgccttctcagACAAAATGCCATGGccaggtttaaaagaaaaaaaaaaaaaagcttcagaaaAATTGTATTGATGATGAAAAGCACAGATCTAAACTGTTCCTGGTACATCTCAGATGGTCCATTAAAAAGAGGTTAAATGGGGGCTCCCCTGGCAgactagtggttaagactttgcctcccAATGCTGggcacctgggtttgattcctggtcagggagttaagatcccacatgcctcacagggAACAGGTCAAAtcataaaatagaagcagtattgcaacaaattcaataaagactttaaaaacagtccatgttaaaaagtaaaaaatcttaaaaaaaaaagtcaaaaagatgCTGAATGTCAGCATTCTGAGTGTCAAAACTCAATGGTTTTCCCGTTGAACGGTGATCCCTTCTCGCCCTCGCCACTCACTTTAGTAATCTCTTTTGTGATGATCTGGTCATGTCTTCCACACTGGCCTACAACTTCCTGGAGGACTGGAAATTTTGTGTTAATGGATTCTAGCACCTAATATAGCACCTACCACCTGCTGGACACTCAATGAATGGGCTCAAGAGATGGCCTCATTAAAACTAAGAGAAGAGTCTGCTCTTAGGGGTTTACCCACAATAGCAAGTCCCGGAATATAATACTAGGTCCAAACTCCCAAATCCTCAAATCCTTTATGTCCTTTATGTCGGACCTGACTTTCGTTATGTTggatcagagactgaacctggagATTCCTGGCCCTCTGCCAAAGGTGTTACCCTGGTACCCTGACATTTCCCCTAATTTATCTTTATTCTTAGTACCTAAGAGTCTGACCTAAGATGGActgtccttccccatcttgcTTTTACCTGTCTCCTCCACTGAAGACAAGCAGAAGAGCAGAGCTTTCCATCTGTTTTATCCCCTATTGTGTCACCAGTGAGAAGAACAGCGCTTGGTACATGACTGGAACTCAATAAACATGTGTTAAGGGCATAAATGTGATTGGTGTAGCTGCTTACAGCACAAGGAAAAAGTAACACCGCAAACAGAAATTCTGTAAACGCAAAATTTAACTCACAGGAACACTGTTTACACTACACTCCTGATGCACTCTTGCTTCAAGCTTATAAATAATTGACTATACTGAGCCTCTGTAGTCCCACCCATTACTTTTCTGTGCCTGGAACCCAGAGGCCATAAACTGGAGGCCTGTGGGTTGCAGGTACAGATGAGGAAGGAGGTCTACGTATAGACATGCTTTGTTTCATCCACAtcgtattattttaaaaatacggAATTAGCTGCTGAtaggagactggagtttgatccctgggtcgggaagatcccctagagtaggaaatttCAATCCACACCAGCATTCTCgtccatggaaaattccatggacggaggatcctggcaggccacagtccatggggtcacaaagaatccaatatgactgatcacacacagacacaattaAAAGTCAAGggctttccttggtggctcagcaataaagaatccacctgccagtgcagaagatgtgggttccatccctgggttgggacgatccccgggagaaggaaatggtaacccactccagtcttctttgcctgaaaaaccccatggataaaggagcctggtgggctacagtccatggggtcacaaagagttagacacactgaacaactaacacaacTTAAGTCAGTCAATTCTACATAAAATTGTAAACTCACAGCCTAtcttggaaaataaaatcatactcGGCAAGACAGAGCCTGAGGTCCCAGCTTGCGTGCTGGATCAGAGCCAAGACATCACCCTTACCCAGCCTGTCCTCCAGGCCTGTTTCACTCAGGCTATTTACTTGCCGGGTTGCTGAAGGCATTTGAGTGAGCGACCCCTGCTGGAAAGTTACCAAAAAACACACagcatggatttaaaaaaaaaagaaaagaaaaaatgcccACTGGGACCTATTTCCCTTATGTTCAGGCTATTTCTCAGAAgaataatgtattcatttttctagaactctGGTAGTATCACATAACTGTTGACATACTATGGCCCAGTAAATATTCCTCTAAGGGCCTGAAAAAGCTATGAAACTTAATTCCCTGTGGGTAGAGGAAGCTGAGAAAGCTTCATGCCCAAGGCAGGCCTGAAGATGCATTGTGAGAGGCTGACATCAGCTGGTTACAAGACTGACTGAATCCGAGAGAGAAGGAATTTACTTGAAGACTATGAGTTACCTCGAGGAATTCATGAGAAGCTGGAAAGCCGGTCTTGGAAATGACAAGGATGCCCCTGGAATAGCATCCCTGGGACATCCTAAGACACTGGGGCTGCAGCTGACGCCTCTTGACTCATGACTCACACTGGTAAATAAACGCTTGATTGTCCTTTTGTCCTTCAGTCAGTCCTTTGAGATTCCAAGCCTCAGGTGGGATCACCAGGCTGAGCCCCAGTTCAGAGCTCAGAGATATGGATACAAAGAAAGAGCCCCCCATCCCCCGCCGCCCCGCCCTTAAAGTCCTTCCATGAGGGgaggttgttgttgctgttgtgtaGTGGCtaagtccggagaaggcaatggcaacccagtccagtactcttgcctggaaaatcccatgggcagaggagcatggtaggctgcagtccatagggttgctaagagtcggacacaactgagcgacttcactttcccttttcactttcatacactggagaaggaaatggcaacctgatccagtgttcttgcctggagaatcccagggacaggggagcctggtgggctgccatctatggggtcgcacagagtcggatatgactgaagtgacttagcagcagcagcagcagtggctaagtcctgtccaactctctgcgaccccatgaactgtagcatgccaggctcctccgtccatgggattctccaaacaatactggagtgggttatttccttctctaggagatcttccccacctaggaattgaacctatgtcacctgcattggcaggtggattctttactactaagccaacCTGAGGGAAGGTTGGTACCTCCCTGAAGAAGAAGGGTGTTTGATTGCTGGAAACCTTACAAAATGCAAAAGTCCACTATGGATTAGGAGAATTTTAAGTGGTGATGGGAGAAAGGGCAACACAGGATGAAGAACAGAATGGAATGAGAACAGGCAGACCTCAACTCCAATCTGGAATCCTTTGTACCTTTAGGAAATTAATTAACTTTTCTAATCGGCAGATTCCaaatctttaaaatagaaaagttgCCATCTGCCCATGTACCGCATGAGCTTGCTGTGAAGGTTCAGTTCaagcattcattcacttattttgaAATTACTATTTGAGCATCTACTAAGCCACTTAACTAGCACCTGGGGACAAATTCTGAATAACAAAAATGCAACAGAGAGACAGTGCTTTATGTTAGATGACAGATGTAGACATCGGAGACCCAGGTCATCTTCTAAAACTGATCATGTATCCCTTTTCCCCAACTGCTAACACTAATCTGCAACATTCTTCCTTTTTTGGTTAATCAATACCAAGGCCCTTCCTGAAACATACATTTCTTTTAATATACAAAATGcattaagctaaaaaaaaaaaaagcaccaaaaaACTTTACCTCTGATTCTACAAATAAGAAACTAATCGTTCTCAGAAGTAGTGAGGCCTGATGCTGGTGAATTTCAGGTGGAATAATCAGGAGATATTGGCCCATTACTTGAAATCCTCTCCCtcattgaatatttaaaatatgtaattcacACAGACATTcacaaactaaaatgaaaattagCATTAAAATAGATCAAATGAAATTTGCaggaaaaggaaattaacccAGTATgtttttcaccagtgttttagaACTGCCCAAATGCTCTCCACATGTATCTTCCCACTTTCTCATAATACTCTTTCGAGCTCTATTTTTTAGAGGatgaatctgaggctcagagaggacacAGCATTTGCTTAGGGTCCTGAGGCAAGAAGCTGGTTCCAAATCCAGTTAGCAGTCTTGCCATTCCCTACTGGAAAAGGTTGGCCTGACTGGGAAGCCCTGGGCCATTAGTGGGGTTGACAGAAGATACTTACATCAAAGTGATGGGGGAACAGGCagatcttttccaacatcagctGGAAAATAACAGCTTTCAGCAACAGCCAGAAAGTCACTTCATTTCCCACAGAGCAGCTAGAAGGCTGCTGCTACTCACCAAAGTTGCTACTTGCGTTTACTCCTCCAAGACTGTCTCTTACACAAGAACCCTGGCATAGAAGCAGGCCCTGGAGCCTGAATTCTCAGTCCTAATCCTGAATACAGACTCAGTTCCACCAGGACATCAGTACCTTTTACTATGCCTTTCTCCAAACTGGCTTCTATAGCCAGAACATGACTCAGGACTCACTGTGGGTCTGGACCACCCTGGGTAGATGCTCTGTTCTGGAAAAGCCACTCTGTACCAATCAAGTACATTACATTAGCCAGTCCCTCTCCCTAGCCTCTTTTTAGCCATCATCAAATTTTAATTCAACATAAGAAAAGCTTCCACATTGCATTTCCCTTCAAGGAGCTCGCTGGACATTTCCAGTAAGAGAATGGTCTTCTTTTCAGAACTAAAGCACATCCCCAATTACACGGGAGAATACAAGTAAAGGACTCCTGAACAACAACGTGGAAGACTTGAAATTTCACACAAGGCACACCAACAGCACAGCTAGAACCACGGGCTTTTCCTGTTCTCCCCTGTAGAGTTCAAGGTATCACTTTCTCACCAGTTTCCCAAGCAAAGAATCTCCCATCTTAAAGCTACAGTGCACTGTACAGCGGGCAGCTTTAGCCTGAATCAGAAGCCGCAAAAGCAAGGCTCAGGATGCCTCAGAAAGGGATCCTCAGTGTATGCTGTCATGGTAATGAACTGTTTCGACTTAAGAGTGCTTAGTCACGAAGTTGTTGATCCCAGGCAAACTCAGCTGAGTTAGAGGGATCCGCTGAAGCCCTGAAACGCTCCATGAGAAGTTGATTTTGCTCTGCCGAGCGCTGGAGAAAATCTTATGTAACACAATGGGCCATTTCAATATGTTATTTCTGCAATCCTatgggaggaaagggaaaaaaaaaatctaagctcTAGAAATACAAAGAGTAACGCGGGGATCTGCAGCTGAAGCGTTCATCTTCTGGAATTTCACTCGGTCAGGCTTATTCGAGTCGCACCCAATCAGTACCGaggaagcagaaaggaagaataaTTCCGAACGCCAAAGGATGGGGTTTAGAAATTCAAGGAGGCAGAAGTTAGGTTATCTCCctgccctttctttctttccttttttttttttttttttaacataaaattccTGAAATTAACCCTTGAACGGTAGTGGGCAATTGCATTTCAACAAAATAGGGTAAAATGTGGCTGCAGAGCAATAACGCCCAAGTAGGGCCCAAAGGATCCTGAGTGTAAACGGGTTGCGGCCACAAAAGCCAGCTAAGTACCGGCCCCAGGGCGCTATGGGACCCTCGAGGATCCGCGCCCGCACCTAGTGGCAGGCGGAGAAGCGGGGCAGGTGGAACCCGGGTTTCCAGACCTCCGTCTACATCCCTTGGCCGCTTCTCGCGGCTGCTCCCTGCTAGGAGGGGACCGCTTCTGGGAGCGGAGCGAGAAGACACCAGATTTGGAGTCGCCTCCCCAGAATCCCCCCCGAAAGCATCTCTGAACAAGTAGTGGATAAAAATAGCCAGCGGACAGCGccgggagggggagggaggagcgaGACTCACGCAAGGCTAAGCAAGGATCCGACTGGTCCTGCAAAGTGGAGGGCGGAGGAAGAGGGGTGCGATCCCCTCCCGAGAGAGGGGCCTGGGTGCGCGAAGAAGCGTGGACGATCGCCTCGCCGAGGGGAGGAGATGGAAGACTCGCGGAGCTCGCAAACCTCCGCGGAGCAGAGCACACCTCACACTCCCCGCACCgcctccccccccgccccccacccccgcgcccGGCGCCCTGCATCCCAGCTCTCGCTCCCTCTcgcctctccatctctctctctctctctcttttttatttttttgccggCCTCCGGGACAGGTTGGGGTCAGCAGCGCAAGCCGGCCGCCTGGCCTAGAGGTCGCACCTGCAGACTTCAGGCTCCGCGAGTGTGCCCGGTTCTGAGTCCGAGTCTACGCGCTTCCACCGCGGGTTGGCgcccctcctcccctcaccttCATCTGCCGTCACCACCCAAGGTGCTCGAAATAGAAACAGAcgcaggattaaaaaaaaaaaaaaagtaaaaagtaacacGAAAAACCAGAACCGTGCATGTTTGgcacggggcggggggggggggggagggcgggGCGAGGGGGTAGGCTACTTACTGTCTGTCCGCCGCTTCCATCTCTCTCCTCCCGAGCTTTGCCCGCCCCTCGGGAGATGTCCCATCTCTGCTTCGTTCCCAAAGCTAACCGCACTGAGGTTTCCCCACCCTGGATGCTCCCCGAAGACGGACTTTTTGCTGTTATCCCCGCCCCAGTTGCCAGCCAGAGTGGTACCCAGGCTCCGCGGAGCTTTGCGCTCCTACTGCCCCTCACGGTCGGTCCTAGAGAGACGCGTCGGGCAGATGCAAACCTCCTGACTCTTCTAGGgggtaagggaaaaaaagagaaaaaaatccaccAAGTCAGAAACCTGCTTGAAAAAAACCAGTCCCTGAAGACTTGCCTAGCTGAGGGACAAAGTCTGGAGGCTAGTAGGATGGGGAAAGCTCTgggctctccttccttcctcgACCTACGTGCACTCCACTTGCGCCAGCCTTCACTCACCTTGGGCTCTGCTCTGGTCCTGAAGTCCAGGATGCCAGGTCGGGGCACCTCGATGGCCCCGGGTCCTGCCGCTCCCCACACTGGCGACCCCCGCCGCCGCAAGCGCGCGCCGCACTCACCTGAGCCGCGCCTCGGCTGTCCAGCCGGTCCGGCGCCCGAAGTCGGCTCCTGGGCTTGGCCATGGGCAGCGCCGTGGAGCCCCGGCGGCCAGCGGAGCGAGTTTTTCCAGGACGACCCGGGCCGGAGGGCGAGACACCGGCGCAGGCGCCCGCGGAGACCCAGTGGTGGCGGCGGTTCGCGGCTGCCCTCGCGCCGGGGACTTTGCAGGCGGGGAGGCGAGGTTATCACCGCCGCCgaggggaggagcagagggaggagcGGGAGcgggaggaggggacagaggaggccGAGCCCGCAGGGAGAGCGTGTCGGGCCGAGGAGGATCGCGAGCGCCCACTGCTGCCCGGTCCGCTCCGGTGCTGCCCCGGGGTCGGGTCGACTCGGAGTCCGGCTCGCCACGCCGCTCCCGGGGCGGCCGGGCAGGGCTCGGGAAATCCCGCGGACAGGTACGGCACGAGTCAGTCCCGCCCCTTCCCTGGCCCGGCAGTTCCCGGGGTTTCAGCCCtgggaagctgggggtggggatggaacTTGGGGAGGGGACTAGCGCTCCCTCCCGGGAGGGTGGGGCCGGTTGTGGGTTGGGCGACTGCCGTCCCTGCGAACCTGGGACATCCTGTCTCCACCGTCACTCTCGTTAGGGAAGGCGAGGTCCTAACCCGGAGCCCACGTCTTCCTCCACTCCCCGGCCTCGCCGGGCCCTCCCACGTGCGTCAGCGCGGCCGGTCTCCGTCAGGGCAGGTGCCCACCTTAGGCATCGCTTGCTCCCTGCGCCGCCCAGGAAGCGAGGGGAGCCATCCACTCGCACCGCAGCCGGACCCGGACGCCGGCGGCCGGGCAGCCGGAGCGAGGATCCGCGCGAGGAGCCGGCTCCCCAGCGCTCGGTGTCGCCATTGATCACTCCCTCCCTCTTCGGTTTCGCGTCCCCGGAGCGGATGCGGATTCATCCGGAGAACGCAGAGCTTTTTAGCTCTGCCTTCTCTAGGGCATCGGGATTGCAAACGCGGGCTCTGAAATTAAGCCGgtccccctgcccccttcccccgcGTTCCTGTACCTGAAAGTTTTGTGTCAGAACTAGACCAGCCTTCAGTCTAATTTCAACTGTAAGGTTTCCAGGGACCCAGAGTAGGAATCCCCTTGGAGAAGCTAGGCTGTCTCTCTATCGGAGCCCAAACTAGTGGCCCTAAAAGGCAGATCAGCCAATAtgttaagaaattaaataaaggaaaaagaaaacgtGCCAGATGAGTgtcaaagtaatttattttagatGAAATTTCAGTCGCTCTTCCATATCTTAAGtattggaaaataaatgtttggaaGAAATCAAATTTGCCCTTCAAGTGTAAAAAACCTCATTAACTTTGCTCAGATTAAAAATACACACCCACCTAAGTAATAAATCCTGTAGGAAATTGACCTTTTTCTCTTGTAATGTTACCCACTGCCCTTTTGGAAAGCAAAACCATGATCAGCATTTTCTGGCTGTCTAATAAAACCAGTAGTATCTGGGAAGCCAAGGCCAAgtcttattttggaaaataagatTATAGAAGTTTTAATGATCCTGATCGCTTCTTTGAGCCAGACTAATATTGACATAAtattttagaacttttaaaatgcttttggaGTACATTTGTGTTAAGTTTCTTctgtcatgttccactctttgtgaccccatggactgtaacccaccaggctcctctgtccatggggattctccaggcaagaacactgcagtgggttgccatttcctcctggagggagtcttcctggcccagggatctaacagtcctctcttacatctcctgcattggtaggtgggttctttaccatcagtgccacctgggaagcccaaggaaatggcaacccactccaatagtcttgccgggaaaattctatggacacaagagcctggtgggctgcagtccatgggactgcagaggttcaaacatgactgagccactgaacacacgcacacacgcacacacacatatgtattttaaaaatgtacatcatAATGACTATAGCTGACACTGTTGTATGGTATATAGGAAAGTTGCTAATAGAGTAAATcccaagagttctcatcacaaagagacttttttcttttcttcttttcttcccttttgttgGGTTTACGTGAGAAGGTGTCTGTTGGCTGAACTCATTGTCATAATCATACCACAACAGATGTAAATCAAACCAGAAGgctgtatgccttaaacttaaAGTGATGTATATCCATTACATCTCAGTAAacctggaaaaaaacaaagtcagtttAAAGCCTCTCTTTGAAAAGCCTTAAGATTCAAATTTGCATTAGCttctaaaaaaaaagtacttttccTGCCTCATTCAATGAACCCCTGTAAAATCATGTATGATGAGGTTGTGCAGGTCAAATGGTATTTTCAAATATACCCTTGCCAAGTACTGGAGTCCTTAAGCTCCTACCAGCAGCTAAGCCCAGGGCAGATCACAAGTTCTTCAAAATAGGGAGCCACTTTGATGTCCTAAGTTGGTATGATTGCTTTTCCTTAAGAGTTCAAAGTGCCTTTGGGCCCACAGTCTGGATTTCACAACTCATTTGTGAGATGCAAAGTGAGACTGGCAGTGATTCCATTTGTACCCTGGGAGCCAAAGTCCGGTTAACTGATCTACTTAGTTCCCCACTACAAGCCCCAAAAGGGAACTAGAACCTCAGGCCGCAGCCCTGAGACTCTGTCACAAGCTTCTCTTGCCCCAGATGACTCCAGACAGATCTGGCCACTGGCAAGGATTGGTGTTttagcttctctctcttttttgatttTGGCCAGCATTCATTGATCAGTGATCAATATTCTTATGCTTAGGTAAATAAGAAAGTATTCACTGGTTATTTGTTCTTATTTAGCATCTTTGTTGCTGTTAtagttgttcactcactaagtcctgtctgactttttgcaaccccatggactgcagcacgccaggcttccctgtccttcactatctcccagagtttgctcaaactcatgtccattaagttggtgatgtcaaccaaccatcttatcctctgtcacccccttctcctcttgcccttagtcccggcatcagagtcttttccaatcagttggctttttgcatcaagtgaccaaaggattggagtttctgctttagcatcagtccatccaatgaatattcagggttgatttcctggcttccctgatggctcagatggtaaggaatctgcctgcaatgtgggagatccatgtttgatccctagatcaggatgatcccctggagaagggaatgtctacccactttAGCATccttgcctacagaattccatggacagaggaacctggtggactacaacccatgggctcacaaagaattggacatgactgagtgactaacacttcctttTGGGTTAactagcttgatctccttgcagtctaaggcactctcaagagtcttctccaccaccgtAGTTCCAAAGCACcggttctttggtgctcagccttctttgtagtccaactctcacatccatacatgactacttgaaaaatcacaactttgactatatggatctttgtcagcaaagtgatatctctgttttttttaatacattatctaggattgtcatagcttttcttccaaagagcaagcatcttttaatttcatggctgaagtcaccatctacagtaattttggagcccaagaaaattaaatctgccactttccattttttcccatctatttgccatgaaaaagATTCCTAGCCCACTGCTTTCTGTACTTGAATagtttatgtttgcttttgttaTCTCTGGTTTTCTACTTTTCCTCAAATATATGATGGAAGAGAGGTCAGGAGAAGGagaattagagagagagagagaaagagagggcttGCTTCCTCGGATGACGTCGAGGACTCAGAGTCACTCTACCTTCCTGAGCTCAACCTGATTTTATCTGTAAGGCTCCCCTGTACAGCCTCAGCCTTTCTTCCCTTAATGGCCATTTGAAACTTTCAGGTTAATAGCATGAATATTAAGGAGTCCAATGGGATTCTTTATAAGCAGAGGAAATTGGGATCAGGTTAAAAATCCAATTTTAATAAACTTTCCAAGTCTTGATTTAGATGATGCACTAATGGCTTTCAGTGCTGAATCACCTTAAAAGTCAATGTACTTTTAAAAGGTCCTTGTTGTAGAGAAAGCTGGATGGGTGTGTTTAATTGTAGACTGTGCATCCCTGTCTTCATAGAAAAGATCACGTGTATAATGGATGAGAGCAGATATGAAATGCCGCTGTGCACAGAGCTGGTTGGGAGAGGAGAGGGCGTTCGCTTTGAAAGATGGTTTTCACTCATTTGGCCAAAACAAAGGGAGTGTGATTGCACTGTGTGAAAATGGTATCCTCAAATAACTCCTCTAATTTGATTGTGCTGAGGTCTAgaattgtttccatttcttttgacTTGCTAATTAGCTGGAGCAGAAGGCTTGTGAGAATAGAAAAATGATGGTCATATCCAGAAAATATGTAGGATTGTGATTCCTCCCAGCCAGCGCACCTGTCACCTGCCTACCCCACCAGCCTGTCCAACTCCTAGCCTTATCTGTGTGTCCTTGAAAATGACTCACGCCTCTGTGATTAATAGACTATGggatgtttttctgaaaacagGACTTTCATCCCCTTAGTAACACTGGATACTCATGGCACATGTGGTGACAAGtttcagttctaacttttgcctTTATAGGACCTATCCTTCTCCCATATTGCTTTTgtaattaattaaacattaaaattatatggCACGTCTACATCGCCATAAAGAAGCATGTGTGTGCGTcttcagtcgatcagttgtgaTCTGACTccccatgaccccatggactgtgtagcccgccaagctccctttgtccatggaatcctccaggcaagaacactggaaagggttgtcatttccttctccagaatatattgatattatttttatttatttaaatattttatgaggtCCCCCAAATCAGTATTTCTTGAGAGTTTAAAAGAAATTACAATATTTTTGAAAGGCCCTGAAAGTACCTTGAGATACAAGAAATCTCAAGATTTCTAATGGAGTGGTTGGCCCTGTGTTGATGGTGATGTTGTTGGGGATGAATGCTTAATTGATTCTGGTAaggaggtgcagtggtaaagaatctgcctgccaatgcaggagatagatacatgggtttgatccctgagtcaggaagaatccctggaaatggcaacccactctagtattcctgcctggaaaatcccacgaacagaggagcctggagggctacagtccatggggtcaccgagagtcggacataactgagagactgatcaCACAGAGTATGCGTGAAAACCGCAATTCTAGACTCATACTTCAAGGTCCATTTGTTATGTTGGATAAACAACTATAGAAAACATGCTGCTTTTATTTCTGGTCCTGGGTCAAGCTTTGCCCCAAATTACACACATCAGTGCTGCAGAAATTGCAATATTGCAGCCCTGAAGTGGTCCTCTTGTTCAAATTGTTAGACCCTGCTGAGTGCCAGAAAGACTTCAGGGCCACGGGAAATTGTGGCACTCTCTTTGATTTTGGGTTTGCAGGGACCAAAGCTGATGATGCTTTGATAAGCGGGTCTTGCTGATTCTCTCTTTTAGGCCTTATTCAAGGATCCTGAGAGGTTCAAACtctgcaggagaaaaaaaaaaaaaggatctttaCCTCTCTCTAGCCCTGTCAGTTCAGTGGAAACATTTACTGGGTACGTCCTAGATAGCAGCCCAGTGGTAAGTACCTGGGTGGAGATGTACAGAGAAGAATAAAGTGTAAGCCCTAACCCCAAAGGGGTTCACAGATGTgcagaagagaaaaattacaaTTCAGCCTGACGATTCTCATGCGCTCAGGTTCCCGGTGTACTAGGAAGGTCGACAGAACATTTGGAATGTGATTCTCACGCCCTTACATTCTACCCTGAACTTGCAGCTTCAAGCAGCCCTTGCTATTTCTAGCAGCTCTCTCCTCTCGGAGTCCCTGCTGAAGTCCTCCAGAGTGTGGCCTTATTGTCCCTGCAAACCGGCAGGGCTGCCTTCTCACTTCTGAGCCTTGTTTTGATTCCAGATTTAAAATAGaatcaaaactatgagaaaaGTCTTGAAAGGTGCTTGTgagttctctttctgacttttataatacttttcttttaaaagagttTGTAATGACACTCCAAAAGAGCtcgctatatatatatatatatattttttttttttctcctttatggtAGTAATGTGTATTTTATAGAACACTTTGAAGCTCAGACAACTTagctctaaaagaaaaaaaa
Proteins encoded:
- the LOC139183501 gene encoding circumsporozoite protein-like, with product MSHLCFVPKANRTEVSPPWMLPEDGLFAVIPAPVASQSGTQAPRSFALLLPLTVGPRETRRADANLLTLLGGCQVGAPRWPRVLPLPTLATPAAASARRTHLSRASAVQPVRRPKSAPGLGHGQRRGAPAASGASFSRTTRAGGRDTGAGARGDPVVAAVRGCPRAGDFAGGEARLSPPPRGGAEGGAGAGGGDRGGRARRESVSGRGGSRAPTAARSAPVLPRGRVDSESGSPRRSRGGRAGLGKSRGQGRRGPNPEPTSSSTPRPRRALPRASARPVSVRAGAHLRHRLLPAPPRKRGEPSTRTAAGPGRRRPGSRSEDPREEPAPQRSVSPLITPSLFGFASPERMRIHPENAELFSSAFSRASGLQTRALKLSRSPCPLPPRSCT